Proteins encoded in a region of the Streptomyces sp. NBC_01298 genome:
- a CDS encoding non-ribosomal peptide synthetase, translated as MELFTQTARRHGSRPAVSDGRARITYDELDRYSDAFAGQLTARGIGPEDLIAVRLPRTAELLAVLLGILKAGAAYIPIDTRHPADRADLMIRSTGAQLLVTDAERAEDFDPPEGCGVTVWGGIIGLPDFDGSPTAFPASGDAACVYFTSGSTGRPKPILIEHRNVLAFVRNTGLPDIETDDRVSQSSSIAFDAFIFEVWCCFDAGAELVVLPSVRELLGLDLAQELRRHRITVMFFPTMAFNQVVREDAEAFNTIRVLLVGGDVLSPAACADVLSSGFQGHLVNGYGPTETTAMCFGYQVTETSLGAGHVPIGRPLSGVTAYILDGSGAPVPDGTVGELNVSGAGVARGYLGLPELTRERFLPDPFTGTGRMYATGDLVRRRADGLVDFVGRVDRQVKIRGYRVEPGEVEGLLVEHPLVRDAVVVPSGPGEDRRLVAVVVVREPIAPRELRTHLRLRLPDYMVPSEILVSERIPENHNGKRDLAAVNRLVERDTQRRDRYVEPAGDAEKYLARLWEELLLMDRIGADDDFFELGGHSLLAFRVQRGIERDLGANVLLDDVLVNSRLGDLAAVIDTLLDAATTLPTLDSPAGKERI; from the coding sequence GTGGAGTTGTTCACCCAGACTGCTCGCCGGCACGGGTCGCGGCCCGCGGTCAGTGACGGTCGTGCGCGGATCACGTACGACGAACTGGACCGCTACTCCGACGCCTTTGCGGGGCAGCTGACGGCACGCGGCATCGGGCCGGAGGACCTGATCGCGGTTCGGTTGCCGCGCACGGCAGAACTGCTCGCCGTACTCCTTGGGATCCTGAAGGCGGGTGCGGCCTATATCCCTATCGACACCCGCCATCCAGCCGACCGGGCTGACCTGATGATTCGTAGCACCGGAGCCCAGCTCTTGGTCACGGACGCGGAACGGGCAGAGGATTTCGATCCGCCCGAAGGATGCGGGGTCACGGTCTGGGGTGGCATCATCGGGCTCCCGGATTTCGACGGGAGTCCCACGGCCTTCCCTGCGTCTGGCGACGCCGCATGCGTGTACTTCACCTCCGGCTCCACGGGCCGCCCCAAGCCCATCCTGATCGAGCACAGGAACGTGCTCGCCTTCGTGCGCAACACTGGGTTGCCCGACATTGAGACCGACGACCGTGTGTCCCAGTCGTCGAGCATCGCCTTCGACGCCTTCATCTTCGAGGTCTGGTGCTGCTTCGACGCCGGCGCCGAACTAGTCGTCCTGCCCTCCGTCCGGGAACTGCTGGGTTTGGACCTCGCCCAAGAACTGCGCCGTCACCGCATCACGGTGATGTTCTTCCCGACCATGGCCTTCAACCAAGTTGTTCGGGAGGATGCAGAAGCGTTCAACACGATCCGGGTGCTGCTCGTCGGTGGGGACGTGCTCTCACCGGCTGCCTGCGCCGATGTGCTGAGCAGTGGTTTCCAGGGCCACCTGGTGAACGGGTACGGGCCCACGGAAACCACCGCCATGTGCTTCGGATATCAGGTCACTGAGACCAGCCTGGGCGCAGGTCATGTGCCCATCGGCCGACCGCTGTCTGGTGTGACCGCGTACATCCTCGACGGCAGCGGTGCGCCCGTGCCCGACGGGACCGTGGGCGAGCTGAACGTGAGCGGCGCGGGAGTGGCTCGCGGCTACCTGGGGCTTCCTGAGCTGACCCGGGAGCGCTTCCTGCCGGATCCGTTCACGGGAACCGGACGTATGTACGCCACGGGTGATTTGGTGCGCCGTCGCGCCGACGGGCTGGTGGACTTCGTCGGACGGGTGGACCGCCAGGTCAAGATCCGCGGATACCGCGTCGAGCCCGGCGAGGTGGAGGGTTTGCTCGTTGAGCATCCTCTCGTCCGTGATGCCGTCGTGGTCCCGTCCGGTCCCGGCGAGGACCGTCGGCTCGTCGCCGTCGTGGTGGTGCGCGAACCGATAGCCCCGAGGGAACTCCGCACCCATCTGCGGCTCCGGCTGCCCGACTACATGGTGCCCAGCGAGATCCTCGTCAGCGAGCGGATACCGGAGAACCACAACGGCAAGCGGGATCTCGCAGCCGTGAACCGCCTGGTCGAGCGGGACACGCAACGCCGCGACCGGTACGTCGAGCCGGCGGGGGACGCCGAGAAGTACCTGGCCCGGCTGTGGGAGGAACTGCTGTTGATGGACCGAATTGGGGCCGACGACGACTTCTTCGAACTCGGCGGGCACTCCTTGTTGGCCTTCCGGGTACAGCGCGGCATCGAGAGAGACCTCGGCGCCAACGTCCTGCTGGACGACGTCTTGGTCAACAGCCGTCTGGGGGACCTCGCTGCCGTGATCGATACCTTGCTGGACGCCGCGACCACCCTCCCCACCCTTGATTCCCCGGCAGGAAAGGAACGCATATGA